A part of Paenibacillus sp. sptzw28 genomic DNA contains:
- a CDS encoding VanZ family protein has translation MEGNSFHDIKRYGRRDMSHIQRYLQQISSNLDCDSSTKKELIEEFQDHLKLLKKEYMEKGLSEDIAEKCAVFDFGEYKPLQQKLNQTLNPFKIILKVTQWLFLGIYTWFILMACFIGKFDNLSYIDNAERGVTLRFNWGANLYPNHNLIPLKGIDQEIVSSIFWVARRNAFDITFFNTALGVVLLFIPLGFFLPVLFKVNTLKKILTYSVVMGVSMELLQFITHTGIVDVNDTLFYVIGSAIGWFMFSSIRKVKVQQLGNVKA, from the coding sequence ATGGAAGGAAATTCATTTCATGATATTAAACGTTACGGAAGGCGCGATATGAGTCATATTCAGCGTTACTTACAACAAATTTCTTCAAACCTTGATTGTGATTCCAGTACGAAAAAAGAGTTGATTGAGGAGTTTCAGGACCATTTGAAGTTATTAAAGAAGGAGTACATGGAGAAGGGACTTTCAGAGGATATAGCCGAAAAATGTGCGGTTTTCGACTTCGGGGAATACAAACCACTGCAACAAAAATTAAACCAAACACTTAATCCCTTCAAAATAATCTTAAAAGTAACGCAATGGCTATTCTTGGGTATATACACATGGTTCATACTAATGGCTTGTTTTATTGGAAAATTTGATAACTTATCTTACATAGATAATGCTGAAAGAGGGGTTACTCTAAGGTTTAATTGGGGGGCCAATCTCTATCCAAACCATAATTTGATTCCACTGAAAGGCATAGACCAAGAAATCGTTTCATCTATATTCTGGGTTGCCCGAAGAAATGCCTTTGATATTACATTCTTCAATACAGCTTTAGGTGTTGTTTTATTGTTTATTCCTTTAGGTTTTTTCCTTCCGGTATTATTTAAGGTCAATACTCTGAAGAAAATTCTGACTTATTCCGTTGTAATGGGGGTATCTATGGAATTGCTACAATTCATAACCCATACTGGAATTGTAGATGTAAATGATACTTTATTTTATGTAATCGGTTCAGCGATTGGATGGTTTATGTTCTCTTCCATAAGAAAAGTAAAAGTACAACAATTAGGAAATGTAAAAGCCTGA
- a CDS encoding PadR family transcriptional regulator, protein MDKELMKGSIDILLLAELNRNDSYGYEIVKNLKQRSNNFYDMSEGTLYPALRRLENKDFVTSYWGESNDGGRRKYYRITEDGKSELRRKLSEWKEIHFMILNVTEGAI, encoded by the coding sequence GTGGACAAAGAATTGATGAAAGGAAGCATTGACATTTTATTGTTGGCAGAACTAAACCGTAATGATTCTTACGGGTATGAAATTGTAAAGAACTTAAAACAAAGAAGCAATAACTTCTACGATATGAGCGAGGGAACGTTATATCCTGCTTTAAGGCGCTTAGAGAATAAGGATTTTGTGACTTCGTATTGGGGAGAATCGAACGATGGGGGCAGAAGGAAGTATTACCGCATCACCGAAGATGGCAAATCAGAACTAAGACGCAAACTTAGCGAATGGAAGGAAATTCATTTCATGATATTAAACGTTACGGAAGGCGCGATATGA
- a CDS encoding DUF3147 family protein, translating to MFVIKVILSAIVIATVTTIAKKNTLLAGFIAAFPITSMISIAWMAYNKQNNTEISNFLISVLWGIIPTVVMLVATVIGLKKGMPLIASIGIGFSVWLAFTIVFQKINV from the coding sequence ATGTTTGTAATCAAGGTAATTCTTTCAGCCATTGTTATTGCTACTGTTACAACAATCGCAAAAAAGAATACTTTACTTGCTGGTTTTATTGCTGCTTTTCCAATCACAAGCATGATTTCAATTGCTTGGATGGCTTACAACAAACAGAACAATACGGAGATTTCAAATTTCCTCATTAGTGTACTTTGGGGTATTATTCCAACAGTTGTAATGTTAGTGGCGACAGTAATTGGTTTGAAAAAGGGAATGCCACTAATTGCGTCAATTGGAATTGGGTTTAGCGTATGGCTTGCTTTTACAATTGTATTTCAAAAAATTAACGTCTAA